The following coding sequences are from one Nicotiana tabacum cultivar K326 chromosome 1, ASM71507v2, whole genome shotgun sequence window:
- the LOC142164702 gene encoding uncharacterized protein LOC142164702 produces MKKLQDNHMYKIKEMKADIKNAFNINVSYGSSDVMINLLKDALVQGVRRFLRMYICFHDLKMSFKEGLRPFIGLDVTFLKGKAKGQLLIAVGLDCNNQTYPLAWAISNHKYCVKHIEANWCKKWRTYEFKKLFWWCSWCSYEEDFKDQLKSIGKMDKEATEALLKYPPIAWCRAYFDTVCKNQRVDNNFTESVNVWILEARQKPIINMLEDIRIKLMNQLRERGESARLWAISFSPHSMKLYNEYLKIANRCVVNSNGEFGYEDREEGDRHTVNMAMKRCTCRPPNKEKRQRMFDEDEEVGQHPEE; encoded by the exons ATGAAAAAGCTGCAAGATAATCATATGTATAAGATTAAAGAGATGAAAGCAGATATCAAAAATGCATTTAATATAAATGTCAGTTATGGAAGT AGTGATGTGATGATTAACTTGTTAAAAGATGCACTTGTTCAAGGTGTTAGAAGATTCTTGAGAATGTATATTTGCTTCCATGATCTTAAGATGAGTTTTAAGGAAGGTTTGAGACCTTTCATTGGCTTGGATGTGACCTTTCTTAAAGGGAAAGCTAAAGGTCAATTGTTAATTGCTGTTGGTTTGGACTGTAATAACCAAACCTATCCTCTAGCTTGGGCAATT TCAAATCATAAATATTGTGTTAAACACATTGAGGCAAACTGGTGCAAAAAATGGAGAACATATGAGTTCAAGAAGTTGTTTTGGTGGTGTTCATGGTGCTCATATGAGGAAGACTTCAAGGACCAGTTGAAGAGCATTGGTAAAATGGATAAGGAAGCTACAGAAGCCTTACTCAAATATCCTCCTATAGCTTGGTGTAGAGCCTATTTTGACACAGTGTGTAAGAACCAAAGAGTAGACAATAATTTTACAGAATCCGTAAATGTATGGATTTTAGAAGCTAGGCAGAAGCCAATCATTAACATGCTTGAGGATATAAGGATTAAGCTAATGAACCAGTTGAGGGAGAGAGGAGAATCTGCTAGATTATGGGCTATATCTTTCAGTCCACATAGCATGAAGTTATACAATGAGTACCTCAAGATAGCTAATAGATGTGTTGTTAACTCCAATGGTGAATTTGGATATGAAGACAGAGAAGAGGGAGATAGGCACACTGTCAATATGGCTATGAAGAGATGCACATGTAGG CCACCCAACAAGGAGAAAAGGCAAAGAATgtttgatgaagatgaagaagttgGGCAACATCCAGAAGAATAA